The following coding sequences lie in one Chanos chanos chromosome 4, fChaCha1.1, whole genome shotgun sequence genomic window:
- the tmem165 gene encoding putative divalent cation/proton antiporter TMEM165 isoform X2, with product MSNGSLFSRQKAPSERPALLSVSAAEASKGNLGFIHAFVASLSVIIVSELGDKTFFIAAIMAMRYNRLTVLLGAMLALSLMTCLSVLFGYATTIIPRIYTYYVSTALFAIFGVRMLREGLRMSPDEGQEELEEVQAEIKKKDEELQRTKMANGMPDMEAGTATMLPQRKWHCMISPIFIQALTLTFLAEWGDRSQLTTIVLAAREDPFGVAVGGTIGHCLCTGLAVIGGRMVAQKISVRTVTIIGGIVFLAFAFSALFIKPDSGF from the exons ATGAGTAATGGTTCATTGTTTTCTCGACAG AAAGCTCCCAGCGAGCGGCCTGCTCTGTTATCGGTCAGCGCTGCTGAGGCCAGTAAAGGCAACCTGGGTTTCATCCACGCCTTCGTGGCTTCCCTCTCCGTCATCATTGTCTCTGAGCTGGGGGACAAGACCTTCTTCATCGCTGCTATCATGGCCATGCGTTACAATCGCCTCACTGTCCTACTGGGTGCCATGTTAGCTCTGAGTTTAATGACCTGCTTGTCAG TCCTGTTCGGCTACGCCACCACCATCATACCACGCATCTATACCTACTACGTATCGACGGCACTGTTCGCCATCTTCGGCGTGCGCATGCTGAGGGAGGGCCTGAGGATGAGCCCTGATGAAGgacaggaggagctggaggaggtgcAGGCTGAGATTAAGAAAAAGGATGAGGAG CTGCAGCGGACCAAAATGGCCAACGGAATGCCGGACATGGAGGCCGGGACGGCCACGATGCTGCCTCAGAGGAAATGGCACTGCATGATCTCCCCGATCTTCATCCAGGCTCTAACCCTCACCTTCCTCGCCGAGTGGGGTGACCGCTCGCAACTCACCACCATCGTGCTGGCTGCACGTGAG GATCCTTTTGGTGTGGCAGTGGGCGGGACAATCGGACACTGTTTGTGCACAGGTCTggctgtgattggtggaagaATGGTTGCTCAGAAGATTTCAGTTAGAACTG TCACAATCATCGGTGGGATTGTCTTCCTCGCTTTTGCCTTCTCCGCCCTCTTCATTAAGCCAGACTCTGGATTCTGA
- the tmem165 gene encoding putative divalent cation/proton antiporter TMEM165 isoform X1, whose translation MPLRSGERHGGAMVICALVPMVVMLFSVEVAGIQEEQKVVQEQHPVEKAPSERPALLSVSAAEASKGNLGFIHAFVASLSVIIVSELGDKTFFIAAIMAMRYNRLTVLLGAMLALSLMTCLSVLFGYATTIIPRIYTYYVSTALFAIFGVRMLREGLRMSPDEGQEELEEVQAEIKKKDEELQRTKMANGMPDMEAGTATMLPQRKWHCMISPIFIQALTLTFLAEWGDRSQLTTIVLAAREDPFGVAVGGTIGHCLCTGLAVIGGRMVAQKISVRTVTIIGGIVFLAFAFSALFIKPDSGF comes from the exons ATGCCTCTCCGATCCGGCGAGAGGCATGGTGGGGCCATGGTGATATGCGCCTTAGTGCCAATGGTCgtcatgttgttttcagttgAAGTTGCTGGGATTCAAGAGGAGCAAAAAGTCGTTCAGGAGCAACATCCTGTAGAG AAAGCTCCCAGCGAGCGGCCTGCTCTGTTATCGGTCAGCGCTGCTGAGGCCAGTAAAGGCAACCTGGGTTTCATCCACGCCTTCGTGGCTTCCCTCTCCGTCATCATTGTCTCTGAGCTGGGGGACAAGACCTTCTTCATCGCTGCTATCATGGCCATGCGTTACAATCGCCTCACTGTCCTACTGGGTGCCATGTTAGCTCTGAGTTTAATGACCTGCTTGTCAG TCCTGTTCGGCTACGCCACCACCATCATACCACGCATCTATACCTACTACGTATCGACGGCACTGTTCGCCATCTTCGGCGTGCGCATGCTGAGGGAGGGCCTGAGGATGAGCCCTGATGAAGgacaggaggagctggaggaggtgcAGGCTGAGATTAAGAAAAAGGATGAGGAG CTGCAGCGGACCAAAATGGCCAACGGAATGCCGGACATGGAGGCCGGGACGGCCACGATGCTGCCTCAGAGGAAATGGCACTGCATGATCTCCCCGATCTTCATCCAGGCTCTAACCCTCACCTTCCTCGCCGAGTGGGGTGACCGCTCGCAACTCACCACCATCGTGCTGGCTGCACGTGAG GATCCTTTTGGTGTGGCAGTGGGCGGGACAATCGGACACTGTTTGTGCACAGGTCTggctgtgattggtggaagaATGGTTGCTCAGAAGATTTCAGTTAGAACTG TCACAATCATCGGTGGGATTGTCTTCCTCGCTTTTGCCTTCTCCGCCCTCTTCATTAAGCCAGACTCTGGATTCTGA
- the srd5a3 gene encoding polyprenal reductase: protein MMLPTVKPVDIIWLLLAVAFLFARCFQSFSARIPHKINQVFQDLIRYGKTRQCKRPHWLCIFDVPKRWFWHFYAVSSIWNGLLIILSLRVVLMNKPYPQYLSHVLEFLTGEPTEAWNDLKLSVLLLHVLLWVHTLRRLAECLFVSVFSDGVINVVQYTFGLSYYIFLGLTVLCVNVSQSRNGISGAPLLSQLRWYHGAGTLLYFWASLFQHRCLSLLANLRTGSSGMVETLAHRMPCGDWFELVSCPHYFAELLIYGSLGLCSGGSSLTWWLVVLYVLFNQALAAQLCHEYYKSKFDSYPQQRKAFIPYLL, encoded by the exons ATGATGCTGCCTACTGTCAAACCAGTGGATATAATCTGGTTGCTGCTGGCAGTTGCCTTTCTGTTTGCGCGTTGTTTCCAGAGTTTTAGTGCCCGAATTCCGCATAAAATTAATCAGGTGTTTCAGGATCTGATTCGATACGGGAAAACAAGGCAGTGTAAGCGCCCGCACTGGCTGTGCATATTTGACGTCCCGAAAAG GTGGTTCTGGCATTTTTATGCAGTGTCCTCCATTTGGAATGGTCTCCTCATCATCCTTTCCCTCCGAGTTGTGCTCATGAACAAGCCATACCCACAATACTTGTCTCACGTGCTCGAGTTTCTGACCGGCGAACCAACGGAAGCTTGGAATG ATCTAAAGTTGTCTGTTCTGCTGTTGCACGTGCTGCTGTGGGTCCACACCTTAAGGCGTTTGGCAGAGTGCCTTTTTGTCAGTGTATTCTCTGATGGTGTGATCAATGTTGTTCAATACACATTTGGTCTGAGTTACTACATCTTTCTGGGACTTACCGTCCTATGTGTGAATGTCTCTCAGTCTAGAAATG GGATTTCTggtgctcctctcctctcccagctGAGATGGTACCATGGAGCTGGCACCCTGCTTTACTTTTGGGCCTCACTCTTCCAGCACCGCTGTCTCTCACTGCTTGCCAACCTGCGCACAGGAAGCTCAG GTATGGTGGAGACTCTTGCTCACAGGATGCCATGTGGAGACTGGTTTGAGCTTGTCTCCTGTCCACACTACTTTGCTGAGCTGCTGATTTACGGGTCACTTGGCCTTTGTTCTGGAGGCAGCTCACTGACATGGTGGCTGGTGGTGCTTTACGTCCTGTTTAACCAGGCACTGGCTGCTCAGCTCTGCCATGAGTATTATAAGAGCAAATTTGATTCATATCCACAACAACGCAAAGCTTTCATTCCTTATCTGTTGTAA